The following proteins are co-located in the Phragmites australis chromosome 10, lpPhrAust1.1, whole genome shotgun sequence genome:
- the LOC133930528 gene encoding endoglucanase 16-like: protein MTRRSATATAAAAGLWLRPGRLGEVLAVAVLFASALLANAESAAGPAAAGGGHDYGDALRKSLLYFEAQRSGRLPHGQRVAWRDHSGLTDGLEKGVDLVGGYYDAGDHVKFGLPMAFTVTMLSWSLIEYGADVADAGELAHALEAIKWGTDYFIKAHTKPDELWAEVGDGDTDHYCWQRPEDMTTSRQAYKVDRDRPGSDVAGETAAAMAAASMVFRERNPHYAHLLLHHAQQLFEFADKYRAKYDSSIAEVKSYYASVSGYHDELLWAALWLHRATGRAGYLDYVVDNADGFGGTGWAITEFSWDVKYAGVQILAARLLLRGEHSARHRETLEQYRAKAEHYVCSCLGKNAAGGADANVERSPGGMLYVRQWNNMQYVTNAAFLLSAYSDYLNNAGAEAAAVVTCAGGEAAGAGEVFALARSQVDYVLGSNPRGMSYLVGYGARYPARVHHRAASIVPYKHSREFIGCAQGFDDWFIRKGANPNVVVGAIVGGPDRRDRFRDHRENYMQTEACTYNTAPMVGMFAMLNRLARHESTSTQQSQPENSNSPATDQRVNI from the exons atgacgaggaggagcgcAACCGCCACTGCGGCGGCCGCTGGTTTGTGGCTCCGGCCGGGCCGGCTCGGGGAGGTTCTCGCGGTCGCGGTTCTTTTTGCCTCAGCGCTCTTGGCGAACGCCGAGTCGGCGGCGGGGCCTGCGGCCGCGGGAggggggcatgactacggggaCGCGCTGCGGAAGAGCCTGCTCTACTTCGAGGCGCAGCGGTCGGGGCGGCTGCCGCACGGCCAGCGCGTCGCCTGGCGCGACCACTCCGGCCTCACCGACGGCCTCGAGAAAGGA GTGGATTTGGTGGGCGGGTACTACGACGCCGGCGACCACGTCAAGTTCGGCCTGCCCATGGCGTTCACGGTCACCATGCTGTCCTGGAGCCTCATCGAGTACGGCGCCGACGTCGCcgacgccggcgagctcgcACACGCGCTCGAGGCCATCAAGTGGGGCACCGACTACTTCATCAAGGCGCACACCAAGCCCGACGAGCTCTGGGCCGAG GTGGGCGACGGCGACACGGACCACTACTGCTGGCAGCGGCCGGAGGACATGACGACGTCGCGGCAGGCGTACAAGGTCGACCGCGACCGCCCGGGCTCCGACGTCGCCGGCGAGACCGCGGCAGCCATGGCCGCCGCGTCCATGGTGTTCCGGGAGAGAAACCCGCACTACGCCCACCTCCTCCTGCACCACGCCCAGCAG CTGTTCGAATTTGCGGACAAATACCGGGCCAAGTACGACAGCAGCATCGCCGAGGTGAAGAGCTACTACGCGTCGGTCAGCGGCTACCACGACGAGCTCCTCTGGGCCGCGCTCTGGCTGCACCGCGCCACCGGCCGCGCCGGCTACCTCGACTACGTCGTCGACAACGCCGACGGCTTTGGCGGCACGGGCTGGGCCATCACCGAGTTCAGCTGGGACGTCAAGTACGCCGGCGTCCAGATCCTCGCTGCAAGG CTGCTGCTCAGGGGGGAGCACTCGGCGCGCCACAGGGAGACGCTGGAGCAGTACAGGGCGAAGGCGGAGCACTACGTGTGCTCGTGCCTCGGCAAGAacgcggccggcggcgcggaCGCCAACGTGGAGCGGAGCCCCGGCGGGATGCTCTACGTGCGGCAGTGGAACAACATGCAGTACGTGACCAACGCGGCGTTCCTCCTGTCCGCCTACTCCGACTACCTGAACAACGCCGGCGCGGAGGCAGCGGCGGTCGTCACGTGCGCgggcggcgaggcggcgggcGCCGGCGAGGTGTTCGCGCTGGCCAGGTCCCAGGTGGACTACGTGCTGGGGAGCAACCCGCGCGGGATGAGCTACCTGGTCGGGTACGGCGCCAGGTACCCGGCCCGGGTGCACCACCGCGCCGCGTCCATCGTGCCGTACAAGCACAGCAGGGAGTTCATCGGCTGCGCGCAGGGGTTCGACGACTGGTTCATCCGCAAGGGCGCCAACCCCAACGTCGTCGTCGGCGCAATCGTCGGCGGCCCCGACCGCCGCGACCGGTTCAGGGACCACCGGGAGAACTACATGCAGACGGAGGCGTGCACGTACAACACCGCTCCCATGGTCGGCATGTTCGCCATGCTCAACAGGCTGGCCCGGCACGAGTCCACGTCGACACAACAATCACAGCCAGAAAATAGCAATAGTCCTGCCACGGACCAACGTGTAAATATATAG